In Beijerinckiaceae bacterium, the sequence CTTCGCATAGCCTCGTCGATGCTCGAGGATTCCTTCCCAGATCTCAGTCGAGTCGCGACCAAGGGCGCATATCGCACCGTAACCGGTGACGGCTACGCGCCGTTCACGCTGTGACGAGATCATTCCCATTATCTCCTTTTGTTTGCGACGGAGCCCCCCGCCCCTAAGCACCTCCGGAGCAAAAGCTGCTCGCGCGACCATGGTCGGGAAGCGTGCCGGTCGAAGATCGACCAGCCGAATGTCGCAATTTCGGTTAAGCGAAAATTTCTATTGCCGAAGGGTCGAAATATAGTTGGCGAAATCATTGATCGTAACGAGGTTCTGCTTCTCCAATTCGCCCAGATCGATCTGAATCCCGTATTTCCGCTTTACGGCAACTTGAATCGAGACGTAATCCAGACTGACAAGATTCATGTCCACCAGCTTGGAGTCCGGCGCGATCTCGCTAGGATCCACATCGCTGATCTCGACAATCGTTGATTTCAACAATTCAAACGTTTCCATTGTTCAATCCTTTGCAATAAATTCAGCGGAGGCCTCAAGCATTCTGCATGTATTAAGAGTCATTGTTGATGTGTAGTTACATTTATGTAAGGCAACAATATTGTATATAAATTGACTTATTATGACTTTGCTATTTAATACTTCGAACAAACTTAATGGCGCGTATCCTCAAATGAACTTTGCGGTTAGGCAGTCAGCCCTCCGTCGACCACAAAGGTCTGCCCGGTCACATAGTGCCCCCCTGGCCCCAGCAGAAACTCAACCATCCGCGCGACGTCCTCGACGTTGCCAAAGCGGCCTAACGCGATCTGACCAATGAGCCTCTTCGTTTGCGCGGGCGGTATTTGGCTCGTCATATCCGTGTCGATCAATCCCGGCGCGACGGCATTCACGCGGATATTGAAGCGCCCGACTTCGACGGCCAGTGATTTGGTCATGCCGATCATGGCCGCCTTGCTGGCCGCATAACTGCTTTGTCCGACGTTCCCCTTCAGTCCCGTCACCGAGCTGATGTGAATGATGCATCCATTGCCGCTTTGATACATTTCGGGCAGAAAGGCCCGATTGACGGCATAGGCTGATGTAAGATTGTTCTGCAGCACCGCGTTCCAGTCCTCGGGGCTGATATTCGAAA encodes:
- a CDS encoding 3-oxoacyl-ACP reductase, giving the protein MDYPGKWVFVTGGTRGIGRGLVHALSARGYPVVFTYKNSVAEAQQVVTKVGAAGGICEAHACDSACTETVFRLAKQLVEEHGPPYALINNAGIAKDGLFSNISPEDWNAVLQNNLTSAYAVNRAFLPEMYQSGNGCIIHISSVTGLKGNVGQSSYAASKAAMIGMTKSLAVEVGRFNIRVNAVAPGLIDTDMTSQIPPAQTKRLIGQIALGRFGNVEDVARMVEFLLGPGGHYVTGQTFVVDGGLTA